From one Physeter macrocephalus isolate SW-GA chromosome 18, ASM283717v5, whole genome shotgun sequence genomic stretch:
- the CTNNB1 gene encoding catenin beta-1 — translation MATQADLMELDMAMEPDRKAAVSHWQQQSYLDSGIHSGATTTAPSLSGKGNPEEEDVDTTQVLYEWEQGFSQSFTQEQVADIDGQYAMTRAQRVRAAMFPETLDEGMQIPSTQFDAAHPTNVQRLAEPSQMLKHAVVNLINYQDDAELATRAIPELTKLLNDEDQVVVNKAAVMVHQLSKKEASRHAIMRSPQMVSAIVRTMQNTNDVETARCTAGTLHNLSHHREGLLAIFKSGGIPALVKMLGSPVDSVLFYAITTLHNLLLHQEGAKMAVRLAGGLQKMVALLNKTNVKFLAITTDCLQILAYGNQESKLIILASGGPQALVNIMRTYTYEKLLWTTSRVLKVLSVCSSNKPAIVEAGGMQALGLHLTDPSQRLVQNCLWTLRNLSDAATKQEGMEGLLGTLVQLLGSDDINVVTCAAGILSNLTCNNYKNKMMVCQVGGIEALVRTVLRAGDREDITEPAICALRHLTSRHQEAEMAQNAVRLHYGLPVVVKLLHPPSHWPLIKATVGLIRNLALCPANHAPLREQGAIPRLVQLLVRAHQDTQRRTSMGGTQQQFVEGVRMEEIVEGCTGALHILARDVHNRIVIRGLNTIPLFVQLLYSPIENIQRVAAGVLCELAQDKEAAEAIEAEGATAPLTELLHSRNEGVATYAAAVLFRMSEDKPQDYKKRLSVELTSSLFRTEPMAWNETADLGLDIGAQGEPLGYRQDDPSYRSFHSGGYGQDALGMDPMMEHEMGGHHPGADYPVDGLPDLGHAQDLMDGLPPGDSNQLAWFDTDL, via the exons ATGGCTACCCAAG CTGACTTGATGGAGCTGGACATGGCCATGGAGCCAGACAGAAAAGCAGCTGTTAGTCACTGGCAGCAACAATCTTACCTGGACTCTGGAATCCATTCTGGTGCCACTACCACAGCTCCTTCTCTGAGTGGTAAAGGCAATCCTGAGGAAGAGGATGTGGATACCACCCAAGTCCTGTATGAGTGGGAGCAGGGATTTTCTCAGTCCTTCACTCAAGAACAAGTAGCTG ATATCGATGGACAGTATGCAATGACTCGAGCTCAGAGGGTACGAGCTGCTATGTTCCCCGAGACGTTAGATGAGGGCATGCAGATCCCATCTACACAGTTTGATGCCGCTCATCCCACTAATGTCCAGCGTCTGGCTGAACCATCACAGATGCTGAAACATGCAGTTGTAAATTTGATTAACTATCAGGATGATGCAGAACTTGCCACACGTGCAATCCCTGAATTGACAAAACTGCTAAATGATGAAGACCAG GTGGTGGTTAATAAGGCTGCAGTTATGGTCCATCAGCTTTCTAAAAAGGAAGCTTCCAGACACGCCATCATGCGTTCTCCTCAGATGGTGTCTGCTATTGTACGCACCATGCAGAATACAAATGATGTGGAAACGGCTCGCTGTACTGCTGGGACCTTGCACAATCTCTCCCATCATCGTGAGGGCTTGCTGGCCATCTTTAAGTCCGGGGGCATTCCTGCCCTGGTGAAGATGCTTGG ttCACCAGTGGATTCTGTATTGTTTTATGCCATTACAACTCTCCACAACCTTTTATTGCATCAGGAAGGAGCTAAAATGGCAGTGCGTTTAGCTGGCGGGCTGCAGAAAATGGTTGCCTTGCTcaacaaaacaaatgttaaattCTTGGCTATTACAACAGACTGCCTTCAGATTTTAGCTTATGGCAATCAAGAAAGCAAG CTGATCATTTTGGCTAGTGGTGGACCTCAAGCTTTAGTGAATATAATGAGGACCTACACCTATGAGAAACTACTGTGGACCACAAGCAGAGTACTGAAGGTGCTGTCTGTCTGCTCTAGTAATAAGCCGGCTATTGTAGAAGCTG gtGGAATGCAAGCTTTAGGACTTCACCTGACAGATCCAAGTCAACGTCTTGTTCAGAATTGTCTTTGGACTCTGAGGAATCTTTCAGATGCTGCAACTAAACAG GAAGGGATGGAAGGTCTTCTTGGGACCCTTGTTCAGCTTCTGGGCTCAGATGATATAAATGTGGTCACCTGCGCAGCTGGAATTCTTTCTAATCTCACCTGCAATAATTACAAGAACAAGATGATGGTGTGCCAAGTGGGTGGTATAGAGGCTCTTGTGCGTACTGTCCTTCGTGCTGGTGACAGGGAGGATATCACTGAGCCTGCCATCTGTGCTCTTCGTCATCTGACCAGCCGACACCAGGAAGCTGAGATGGCCCAGAATGCTGTTCGCCTTCACTATGGACTGCCAGTTGTGGTTAAACTCCTACATCCACCATCCCATTGGCCTCTGATCAAG GCTACCGTTGGATTGATTCGAAATCTTGCCCTTTGTCCCGCAAATCACGCACCTTTGCGTGAGCAGGGTGCCATTCCACGACTAGTTCAGTTGCTGGTTCGTGCACATCAGGATACCCAGCGCCGTACATCTATGGGGGGAACACAGCAGCAGTTTGTG GAGGGGGTCCGCATGGAAGAAATAGTTGAAGGTTGTACTGGAGCCCTTCACATCCTAGCTCGGGATGTTCACAACCGAATTGTTATCAGAGGCCTAAATACCATTCCATTGTTTGTGCAG CTGCTTTATTCTCCCATTGAAAATATCCAAAGAGTAGCTGCAGGGGTCCTCTGTGAACTTGCTCAGGACAAGGAGGCTGCAGAAGCTATTGAAGCTGAGGGAGCCACAGCTCCTCTGACAGAATTACTTCATTCTAGGAATGAAGGTGTGG CAACATATGCAGCTGCTGTTTTATTCCGAATGTCTGAGGACAAGCCACAGGATTATAAGAAACGGCTTTCGGTTGAGCTGACCAGTTCTCTCTTCAGAACGGAGCCAATGGCTTGGAATGAG ACTGCTGATCTTGGACTTGATATCGGTGCCCAGGGAGAACCCCTTGGATATCGCCAGGATG ATCCCAGCTATCGTTCTTTTCACTCTGGTGGATACGGCCAGGATGCCTTGGGTATGGACCCCATGATGGAGCATGAGATGGGCGGCCACCACCCTGGTGCTGACTATCCAGTTGATGGGCTGCCAGATCTGGGGCATGCCCAGGACCTCATGGATGGGCTGCCTCCAGGTGACAGCAATCAGTTGGCCTGGTTTGATACTGACCTGTAA